One window of Dermacentor albipictus isolate Rhodes 1998 colony unplaced genomic scaffold, USDA_Dalb.pri_finalv2 scaffold_14, whole genome shotgun sequence genomic DNA carries:
- the LOC139051792 gene encoding uncharacterized protein has protein sequence MSPLHTRAKDRIPQPAPSPGSSLHPRHDQHGEERELSSPEVFSDDCEEEMDDDGTSPEIFSFSDDCDENLHDSASFRMDDGATSPSTPPQDSYASENVSSESNDTFYADLAEPFNDDGTLTRGDAYMMLLDVAVKYGLSWTVIEAIQKFFNNLLDSPARAAMQHMMQFNGYFGCSWCYHPGNNVDGTVKYCLSEPHPDRTDEELVADMTAACHTGSTVKGVKGPSPLINLPGFSPVWSWCPDYMHCVLLGVSRQITELWLSECGMDYYCGSPSTMKVINERLLSINMPECISRQPRALTVRKYWKASEWQYWLLYYSMPCLSNVLPKKYLEHWGLLVKGMFLLLKDSVSLLDIEHSARFLTEFVVGVEFLYGQKNMTYNVHQLLHIPKSVVLFGPLWAHSCFSFEVNMGKLLRLVSSSNGVALQIATRLLLHSSLFALKALATDYALSLIEAKSKKIVGKIVPLGNGEAVSNSFLRAHSALLGFEAVEYKRINVSGAIITSEKYIRHMGINSTAVILADGTYAKVKRIFCCRHGSTERFCIMSNVYSVNALMPTEHINIAKQQYERLFEIDEHARPCIYFAFGSEELFCNLINSYEWS, from the exons ATGTCGCCTCTTCATACACGGGCGAAAGATCGCATTCCTCAACCCGCACCTTCACCGGGGAGTTCGTTGCACCCTCGGCACGATCAGCATGGCGAGGAGCGCGAACTGTCATCTCCAGAAGTTTTTAGTGACGACTGCGAGGAAGAAATGGACGATGATGGCACATCACCGGAAATCTTTAGTTTTAGTGATGACTGCGACGAAAATTTGCACGATTCTGCGTCATTCCGAATGGACGATGGTGCCACATCACCAAGTACACCGCCTCAGGACAGCTATGCATCTGAGAATGTGTCCTCGGAGAGTAATGATACCTTTTACGCAGATTTAGCTGAACCGTTCAATGATGACGGGACACTGACCCGGGGCGATGCCTACATGATGCTCTTGGACGTCGCTGTCAAGTACGGCCTCTCGTGGACGGTAATCGAGGCCATCCAGAAATTTTTCAACAACCTTTTAG ATTCACCCGCAAGAGCAGCAATGCAGCACATGATGCAGTTTAACGGCTACTTCGGCTGCAGCTGGTGCTACCATCCAGGCAACAATGTAGATG GTACAGTCAAGTACTGCTTAAGCGAGCCTCATCCTGACCGCACAGATGAAGAGCTAGTGGCAGACATGACAGCTGCCTGCCACACTGGCTCCACGGTGAAGGGTGTAAAAGGCCCTTCTCCTTTAATCAACCTGCCTGGATTTAGCCCTGTGTGGTCCTGGTGCCCTGACTACATGCACTGTGTGTTGCTTGGTGTTAGCAGGCAAATAACAGAGTTATGGTTGTCAGAGTGTGGAATGGACTATTATTGCGGAAGTCCTTCTACAATGAAAGTCATTAATGAAAGACTTCTCTCAATCAACATGCCTGAGTGCATCAGCCGTCAGCCAAGGGCACTGACAGTACGAAAGTACTGGAAAGCATCTGAATGGCAATATTGGCTGCTGTACTACAGCATGCCGTGCCTCAGTAATGTACTGCCAAAGAAGTATCTTGAACATTGGGGTCTCCTTGTAAAAGGAATGTTTCTCCTTTTGAAAGATTCGGTGTCACTGTTAGACATAGAGCACAGTGCCCGATTTCTCACAGAGTTTGTAGTTGGTGTCGAGTTTCTTTACGGTCAGAAGAACATGACCTATAACGTGCACCAGCTCCTTCACATCCCAAAGTCGGTGGTCCTCTTTGGCCCTTTATGGGCACACTCATGTTTCAGTTTTGAAGTGAACATGGGCAAGCTGCTGCGACTTGTGAGTTCTTCTAATGGAGTAGCCCTCCAAATTGCTACACGGTTGCTGCTTCACAGCAGTTTGTTTGCCCTAAAGGCATTGGCGACGGACTATGCATTGTCATTAATAGaagcgaagtctaaaaaaatagtTGGCAAAATTGTTCCTTTGGGAAATGGTGAAGCCGTCTCCAACAGTTTTCTCCGTGCTCACTCAGCATTGCTTGGATTTGAAGCAGTGGAGTATAAGAGAATAAATGTGAGCGGTGCCATCATTACTTCAGAGAAGTATATTAGACACATGGGAATAAATAGCACAGCCGTTATCTTGGCTGATGGTACCTATGCTAAGGTGAAAAGAATATTTTGTTGTAGACATGGCTCTACTGAACGGTTCTGCATAATGTCAAATGTGTACTCAGTCAATGCTTTGATGCCAACTGAAcacataaacattgcaaagcaaCAATATGAAAGGCTGTTTGAGATTGATGAGCATGCCCGCCCTTGCATATACTTTGCTTTTGGCAGTGAAGAATTATTTTGTAATCTGATAAATAGTTATGAGTGGTCATAG
- the LOC139051793 gene encoding uncharacterized protein encodes MVRKQLHELVASVKPRFLSYIVDNAAERAGCIVLRLPPYHREFSPIALAWAKVKDGIAADNRDFKLPMVEDVLREKIKHVTAEDWRKNIRHVMDLEAKFRLDTSGSDRIQPIIIQVGEDDSEESDCDCKLSGIGPRDEA; translated from the coding sequence ATGGTTAGAAAGCAGCTGCATGAGctggtagcatctgtaaagccacgctttctgagctacatcgtcgacaatgcagctgaaagggccggttgcattgtactcaggctgcCACCGTACCACCGCGAATTTAGTCCTATCGCGCTCGCGTGGGCAAAGGTGAAAGATGGGATTGCTGCGGACAACAGAGACTTCAAGCTACCCATGGTCGAAGACGTCTTGAGAGAAAAAATCAAACACGTAACGGCagaagactggaggaagaacattcgccacgtgatggacctggaggcaaagttcaggcttgatacgtctggaagtgaccgcatccaacccatcatcatccaagtgggtgaagatgacagtgaagaaagcgactgCGACTGCAAGCTGTCCGGCATTGGGCCACGcgatgaagcataa